Proteins found in one Cellulomonas palmilytica genomic segment:
- a CDS encoding O-acetyl-ADP-ribose deacetylase, producing MRIDAALGDITELDVDVVVNAANSALLGGGGVDGAIHAAAGPKLLEACREVRATRYPDGLPVGEAVATDAFDLRARWVVHTVGPNWHAGERDPAMLAACFLTSMEVAVDLGARSIAFPAISAGAYGWDVDEVARIAVGSLRAWKVGTAQDRGPDGTPNGITYARFELFNARALDAFQRALAA from the coding sequence GGGACATCACCGAGCTGGACGTGGACGTCGTCGTGAACGCGGCGAACTCCGCGCTCCTGGGCGGAGGAGGAGTCGACGGCGCGATCCACGCCGCCGCCGGGCCGAAGCTGCTCGAGGCGTGCCGCGAGGTACGCGCCACGCGCTACCCCGACGGCCTGCCCGTGGGGGAGGCCGTCGCGACCGACGCGTTCGACCTGCGCGCGCGGTGGGTCGTGCACACCGTCGGGCCCAACTGGCACGCCGGCGAGCGTGACCCCGCGATGCTCGCGGCGTGCTTCCTCACGTCCATGGAGGTCGCGGTCGACCTCGGGGCGCGGAGCATCGCGTTCCCCGCGATCAGCGCCGGAGCGTACGGGTGGGACGTGGACGAGGTCGCGCGCATCGCCGTCGGGTCGCTGCGGGCCTGGAAGGTCGGCACGGCGCAGGACCGCGGGCCTGACGGGACGCCGAACGGGATCACGTACGCGCGGTTCGAGCTCTTCAACGCGCGCGCGCTGGACGCGTTCCAGCGGGCCCTCGCGGCCTGA
- a CDS encoding alpha/beta hydrolase family protein has protein sequence MADVRAFDPTTVAGVVLTPGAGADRDHRTLVALEAALAPLPVLRLNFANRERGSRAPERAEAAVPYLRERADAWADELGVDPARLVLGGRSFGGRMSSMAVAQGQPAAGLLLLSYPLHPPGRPDRLRVEHLPDVRVPALAVSGERDPFGSPDELRAHLASLAGPWELVTVPGDHSPKDPPVVAAVLDWFGRPVV, from the coding sequence TGGTCCTGACGCCCGGCGCGGGCGCGGACCGCGACCACCGCACGCTCGTCGCGCTCGAGGCCGCGCTGGCGCCGCTGCCGGTGCTGCGGCTGAACTTCGCGAACCGCGAGCGCGGCAGCCGCGCCCCCGAGCGGGCGGAGGCCGCGGTGCCGTACCTGCGCGAGCGCGCGGACGCGTGGGCCGACGAGCTGGGTGTCGACCCGGCGCGGCTCGTGCTCGGCGGGCGCTCGTTCGGCGGGCGCATGTCGTCGATGGCCGTGGCGCAGGGCCAGCCGGCCGCTGGGCTGCTCCTGCTCTCCTACCCGCTGCACCCGCCGGGCCGTCCCGACCGGCTGCGCGTCGAGCACCTGCCGGATGTCCGTGTGCCCGCGCTCGCGGTCAGCGGCGAGCGTGACCCGTTCGGCTCGCCCGACGAGCTGCGCGCGCACCTGGCGTCGCTCGCCGGCCCGTGGGAGCTGGTGACCGTGCCGGGCGACCACTCGCCGAAGGACCCGCCGGTCGTCGCGGCCGTCCTCGACTGGTTCGGCCGCCCGGTCGTCTGA